In Thermodesulfitimonas autotrophica, the following proteins share a genomic window:
- a CDS encoding molybdopterin-dependent oxidoreductase — MQSITVTLNGREVQGRPGMTILELAEQEGIRIPTLCYERHLTAPGAACPSIGACRICIVENEQTGALMTACTTFITPGMAISTHSPRVIERRRTIIELMLASHPDACLVCDKGNRCQLRQIAAELGVDLIGLQRIPQTALLKDANPFIKRDLSKCILCAKCIRACQELVVEGAIDYFRRGFAAKPATFGEGPLEASECTFCGTCVALCPTGALVEAEPDYRGSVATTVRTTCPYCGCGCSLYLEVKDGRLVRAVPDRDDPVTRGTLCVRGSFGYDFVHSPERLTKPLVNVNGSFEPVSWERAIAVVAAAFGGIKERYGSDSLAVYGSARCTNEENYLLQRFARTVLGTNNIDNGSRLYGGAPEAYGLAAPTGALRHIEEADLILVVGADPTTSAPLAGYAVKRAVRCREAKLIVVDPRETRLVFFAECWLRPRPGTDAALLSALAKVLIEEGLVDLEAVEKTGTGFAAFKDFLAALDLRRVEEVTGVSATVIRQAAELYARAQHPVILYGNGLNQQVGGTEAVRALGNLAQLAGGRAAVYALQRDANARGACDMGTLPDFLPGFLPVADQQVRRSFRDYWGRLPATPGRTVVEMLRGAKEGQIKGMYIVGENLLGGFPDAAFIREALGCLDFLVVQDLFLTETAKLAKVVLPAAAFAEKEGTFTSFDGRVNWLRQAVAPPGESLPDWEIILRLAAAMGCPLPYKDLRGVREEIAQLVPAYRGLGFAEAEAVGEVAATGEGAPAPVYRKQPEVTPHFGPVQEPQLPDNDPAYPFTLLVGSTLFHFGTGARSARARRLRKFYREAAVFIGETDAARLGLHGGEEVRLVAAAGEAVATAKISATLPEGVLFAPFSPVQDTVGRLFLLEFDPERKTPFTKMVKVRVERIGGDERS, encoded by the coding sequence TTGCAGTCGATAACCGTTACCCTCAACGGACGCGAAGTACAGGGCCGGCCGGGGATGACCATTCTCGAACTTGCCGAGCAGGAAGGTATCCGTATCCCGACGCTTTGTTACGAACGCCACCTTACCGCGCCGGGGGCAGCCTGCCCTTCCATTGGCGCCTGTCGCATCTGCATTGTGGAAAATGAGCAGACGGGGGCCCTCATGACGGCCTGCACTACCTTTATCACCCCGGGCATGGCGATCAGCACCCATTCGCCCCGGGTGATCGAGCGGCGCCGGACCATTATCGAACTGATGTTAGCGAGCCATCCCGATGCCTGCCTGGTTTGCGACAAAGGGAATCGGTGTCAGCTGCGGCAGATTGCGGCGGAGTTAGGGGTGGACTTAATCGGCCTGCAGCGGATTCCGCAAACTGCCCTTTTAAAGGATGCGAACCCTTTTATTAAGAGGGACCTGAGTAAATGTATCCTTTGCGCCAAGTGTATCCGGGCGTGTCAGGAGTTGGTTGTGGAAGGAGCGATCGACTACTTCCGGCGCGGGTTTGCGGCGAAACCGGCAACTTTCGGCGAAGGGCCGCTCGAGGCGTCGGAATGCACCTTCTGCGGGACCTGCGTTGCGCTGTGCCCGACCGGAGCGCTGGTCGAAGCGGAGCCGGATTACAGGGGGAGCGTGGCTACCACCGTCCGGACCACTTGCCCTTACTGCGGTTGCGGGTGCAGCCTCTATTTAGAGGTAAAGGACGGGCGGCTGGTCCGTGCCGTGCCCGACCGGGACGACCCGGTTACCAGAGGGACGCTCTGTGTCCGGGGAAGCTTCGGTTACGATTTTGTCCACAGTCCGGAACGGCTGACTAAGCCCTTGGTCAACGTAAACGGCTCGTTTGAGCCTGTTTCCTGGGAGAGGGCGATTGCGGTTGTTGCGGCGGCGTTTGGGGGGATAAAGGAAAGATACGGCAGCGACAGCCTCGCCGTTTACGGCTCGGCCAGGTGCACCAACGAGGAAAACTACCTGCTGCAGCGCTTTGCGCGTACTGTTCTTGGCACCAACAATATCGATAACGGCAGCCGCCTTTATGGGGGGGCGCCGGAAGCCTACGGTCTTGCTGCCCCCACCGGTGCGCTCCGGCATATTGAGGAAGCGGATCTCATTCTGGTAGTGGGCGCTGATCCCACAACGTCCGCGCCTCTTGCCGGCTACGCGGTGAAAAGGGCCGTGCGGTGCCGGGAGGCCAAGCTTATCGTGGTTGATCCCCGGGAGACGCGGCTCGTCTTCTTTGCGGAGTGCTGGCTGCGGCCCCGGCCCGGAACCGATGCCGCGTTGCTAAGCGCTCTCGCCAAGGTGCTGATCGAAGAGGGCCTCGTGGATTTGGAAGCGGTTGAAAAGACGGGTACGGGCTTCGCTGCGTTCAAAGACTTCCTTGCCGCCCTTGATTTGCGCCGGGTGGAAGAGGTCACGGGTGTTTCGGCGACGGTAATCCGCCAAGCGGCGGAGCTATATGCCAGGGCCCAGCATCCGGTAATCCTTTACGGCAACGGGCTTAACCAGCAGGTTGGAGGGACCGAGGCCGTGCGGGCGCTTGGTAACCTGGCGCAGCTTGCGGGCGGCCGGGCTGCTGTTTACGCCCTGCAGCGCGACGCTAACGCGCGGGGTGCCTGCGATATGGGAACCCTTCCCGATTTCTTGCCCGGCTTCCTCCCGGTGGCCGACCAGCAGGTGCGGCGGAGCTTCCGGGATTACTGGGGTCGCCTGCCCGCCACTCCGGGACGCACCGTGGTTGAGATGCTGCGGGGGGCAAAGGAAGGCCAAATCAAAGGAATGTACATCGTTGGCGAAAACCTGCTGGGCGGCTTCCCCGACGCGGCGTTCATCCGCGAAGCGCTCGGATGTCTTGATTTTCTGGTGGTTCAGGACCTCTTTCTCACCGAAACGGCTAAGTTGGCGAAGGTGGTGCTGCCGGCGGCCGCCTTTGCGGAGAAGGAAGGAACCTTCACGAGCTTCGACGGGCGGGTTAACTGGTTGCGGCAGGCGGTTGCGCCGCCGGGAGAGAGCCTCCCCGACTGGGAGATTATCCTGCGCCTGGCCGCGGCGATGGGTTGCCCGCTGCCTTATAAGGATTTGCGGGGGGTCAGGGAAGAGATAGCGCAGCTCGTGCCGGCTTACAGAGGGCTTGGCTTTGCGGAAGCGGAAGCGGTTGGCGAGGTGGCGGCGACAGGGGAAGGCGCACCGGCACCGGTTTACCGGAAACAGCCGGAAGTGACACCGCATTTTGGGCCGGTGCAGGAGCCGCAACTACCGGATAACGATCCGGCCTATCCCTTCACCCTTCTCGTAGGCAGCACCCTCTTCCATTTTGGCACCGGCGCGCGCAGCGCACGGGCGAGGCGGCTCAGAAAGTTTTACCGGGAAGCGGCTGTTTTCATCGGGGAAACCGACGCGGCGCGGCTTGGCCTCCACGGCGGAGAGGAGGTGCGGCTTGTCGCTGCTGCGGGCGAGGCGGTGGCAACTGCTAAAATCAGCGCTACGCTGCCGGAAGGAGTGCTTTTCGCCCCGTTTTCGCCGGTGCAGGATACCGTAGGGCGATTATTCCTTCTGGAGTTCGACCCGGAGCGAAAAACGCCCTTTACTAAAATGGTTAAGGTGAGAGTGGAAAGGATCGGTGGCGATGAGAGAAGTTGA
- the rny gene encoding ribonuclease Y, whose protein sequence is MPDAVWVIFAAGTAIAFAGGYFVRRYVSEAKVTAAEERARQILEAAAKEAESKKREAVLEAKEEILKLKNETERENRERRQELQRLEKRLVQKTEALEAKFEAVQKREERLSQKEAEITSLKNELEKLHAAQVAELERISGLTTEEARQLLLAEVEKEAQQEAARIIREVEAKAKEEGERRAKEIIALAIQRTAVDQVNETTVSVIPLPSDEMKGRIIGREGRNIRAFENLTGVDLIIDDTPEAVILSSFDPVRREIARIALERLIADGRIHPSRIEEMVEKAQKEVERQIWEAGEQAAFEAGIPGLHEELIRLLGRLKFRTSYGQNVLRHSLEVTYLAGFMAAELGANVQLAKRAGLLHDIGKAVDREMEGPHVAIGVELARKYGEDPEVLHAIAAHHGDEEPQTLEAMIVQAADAISAARPGARRETLEAYIKRLTKLEEIANSFPGVEKAYAVQAGREIRVAVKPERVDDAAMVRLARDVAKKIEGELEYPGQVKVVIIRETRAVDYAK, encoded by the coding sequence TTGCCGGATGCGGTGTGGGTCATATTTGCGGCCGGGACCGCTATCGCCTTCGCTGGCGGTTATTTCGTCCGTCGCTACGTCTCTGAGGCCAAGGTTACCGCGGCGGAAGAGCGCGCCCGCCAGATCTTAGAAGCGGCAGCCAAAGAGGCAGAGAGCAAGAAGCGGGAAGCGGTCCTGGAAGCCAAAGAAGAAATCCTTAAACTGAAAAACGAAACGGAACGGGAAAACCGGGAGCGGCGTCAGGAACTCCAGCGGCTGGAAAAACGCCTCGTCCAAAAGACAGAGGCACTCGAGGCGAAATTCGAGGCGGTTCAAAAGCGGGAGGAAAGGCTAAGCCAAAAGGAAGCCGAAATCACCAGTCTCAAAAACGAACTAGAAAAGCTTCACGCAGCGCAGGTTGCCGAACTCGAGCGGATTTCGGGTCTGACAACCGAGGAGGCCCGGCAACTGCTTCTGGCGGAGGTGGAAAAGGAGGCCCAGCAAGAAGCGGCCCGCATCATCCGGGAGGTCGAAGCGAAAGCCAAGGAGGAAGGAGAGCGCCGCGCGAAAGAGATCATCGCCTTGGCAATCCAGCGCACTGCCGTGGATCAGGTAAACGAAACAACAGTATCCGTCATCCCCCTGCCCAGCGACGAGATGAAGGGGCGGATCATCGGCCGTGAGGGGCGTAACATCAGGGCCTTCGAAAACCTTACCGGCGTGGACCTGATCATTGACGATACACCGGAGGCCGTGATCCTTTCGAGTTTCGACCCGGTAAGGCGGGAAATTGCCCGTATCGCCCTCGAAAGGCTGATCGCTGACGGGCGCATCCATCCCTCCCGGATCGAAGAAATGGTTGAAAAAGCACAGAAGGAAGTGGAACGCCAGATATGGGAAGCCGGTGAGCAGGCCGCCTTTGAGGCGGGAATTCCGGGGCTCCACGAAGAACTTATCAGGCTTCTCGGACGCCTGAAATTCCGGACCAGCTACGGTCAAAACGTCCTCCGCCACTCGCTCGAGGTCACCTACTTAGCCGGCTTTATGGCGGCAGAACTCGGCGCCAACGTCCAGCTTGCCAAGCGGGCTGGTTTGCTCCACGACATCGGCAAAGCGGTGGACCGGGAAATGGAAGGTCCCCACGTCGCGATCGGCGTGGAACTGGCACGGAAGTACGGTGAGGATCCCGAGGTTCTCCACGCCATTGCCGCCCACCACGGGGACGAGGAACCGCAAACCCTCGAAGCGATGATTGTTCAGGCCGCCGATGCCATTTCGGCCGCCCGCCCCGGCGCACGCCGGGAGACGCTGGAGGCTTACATCAAGCGCCTCACCAAGCTTGAGGAGATCGCCAACTCCTTCCCGGGCGTAGAGAAGGCCTACGCCGTGCAGGCCGGGCGCGAGATCCGGGTGGCGGTGAAGCCGGAGCGGGTCGACGATGCAGCGATGGTTCGGCTGGCCCGGGACGTCGCGAAAAAGATCGAAGGCGAGCTTGAGTACCCGGGTCAGGTCAAGGTAGTTATAATTCGCGAGACGAGAGCGGTAGACTATGCAAAATAA
- a CDS encoding methylenetetrahydrofolate reductase produces MAVSKFQEVLNSGKFVVTCEIGPPKGTNLDKMQHHIDLLKYRVDALNVTDHQSSVMRFPSLGGCLAIKERGGEPILQMTCRDRNRLALQADLLFAYTRGIRNVLCLTGDAVVIGDHKGAKGVFDLDSVQLLRAIRQLETGEDLGGNKLDGAVEFCAGAVVCPEADPIEPQLIKFEKKVEAGAEFFQTQGVYDLEKFAKFMEFARQFPVKILAGIILLTSVGMAKYMNANIPGICVPQYLIDELAAAGKGGALRKGIEIAGRMIATIKKERLCDGVHIMAIGREELVLEILEAAGI; encoded by the coding sequence ATGGCCGTATCGAAATTCCAAGAGGTTCTAAATTCCGGTAAGTTTGTGGTTACCTGCGAGATCGGTCCGCCGAAAGGGACCAACCTCGATAAAATGCAGCACCATATCGACCTGCTAAAATACCGGGTGGATGCGCTCAACGTGACCGACCACCAGAGCTCGGTGATGCGTTTTCCGTCGCTTGGGGGTTGTTTAGCCATTAAAGAGCGGGGCGGGGAGCCGATTTTGCAGATGACCTGCCGGGACCGCAACCGGCTGGCATTGCAGGCCGACCTTCTTTTCGCTTACACGCGGGGCATTCGCAATGTGCTCTGCCTAACCGGTGACGCCGTTGTAATCGGCGACCACAAGGGGGCGAAAGGGGTTTTCGACCTCGACTCGGTCCAGTTGCTTAGGGCCATCCGCCAGCTCGAGACAGGCGAAGACCTGGGCGGGAACAAGCTCGACGGTGCGGTTGAGTTTTGCGCGGGCGCTGTGGTCTGCCCGGAAGCGGACCCGATCGAACCGCAGCTCATCAAGTTCGAGAAGAAGGTTGAAGCCGGCGCCGAATTCTTCCAGACCCAGGGCGTTTACGACCTCGAAAAGTTCGCGAAGTTTATGGAGTTTGCCCGCCAGTTCCCCGTGAAAATTTTGGCCGGGATTATTCTGCTTACTTCGGTCGGCATGGCGAAATATATGAACGCGAACATTCCTGGTATTTGCGTGCCGCAGTATCTGATCGACGAACTGGCTGCTGCGGGGAAGGGAGGGGCGCTCCGGAAAGGGATCGAGATCGCGGGGCGGATGATTGCTACCATCAAGAAAGAGAGGCTCTGCGACGGCGTCCACATCATGGCCATCGGCCGGGAAGAGTTGGTGCTTGAGATCCTCGAGGCGGCGGGGATTTAA
- a CDS encoding methylenetetrahydrofolate reductase: MRISKIYAAYKPVISFEIFPPRTEDRADIVSRLAADFRKLGPAFISVTYGAGGTTRDTTVEIASLLSGFGFTVMSHLTGVGHTVKEVDEVLARLHAAGVENILALRGDPPRETANVYTAGDFAYAVDLIRHLRSKGVFGIAAAAYPEGHIESPRIDLDWRHLKEKVDAGAEFLVTQLFFDNRVFYHFLESIRRMGIFCPVTAGILPVLNAGLLKRIVSLCGASVPAKVLGLLDRYADDPVSLEKAGIEYATAQVADLIANDVDGVHLYTLNRPEWVTQLLNNIGYKRREYLPASQAGLAR; encoded by the coding sequence GTGCGGATCAGCAAAATCTACGCTGCGTACAAGCCCGTGATCTCTTTTGAAATCTTCCCCCCGCGGACCGAAGACCGGGCGGATATCGTCTCGCGGCTCGCAGCCGACTTTCGGAAATTGGGGCCGGCGTTTATCAGCGTCACTTACGGGGCAGGCGGCACCACCCGCGATACAACGGTTGAAATCGCCTCCCTCCTCAGCGGCTTCGGCTTCACCGTGATGTCCCACCTGACCGGTGTAGGGCACACCGTAAAGGAGGTCGACGAAGTCTTAGCCCGGCTGCACGCTGCCGGCGTTGAAAACATCCTCGCCCTTCGGGGCGACCCGCCACGGGAAACAGCAAACGTCTACACCGCCGGCGATTTCGCCTACGCGGTGGACCTTATCCGCCACCTCCGCAGCAAAGGCGTTTTCGGTATCGCCGCCGCCGCCTACCCGGAAGGACATATCGAATCGCCCCGGATCGATCTCGACTGGCGCCACCTGAAGGAAAAGGTGGACGCGGGGGCGGAATTCCTGGTTACCCAGCTCTTTTTCGATAACCGCGTTTTCTATCATTTCTTAGAGAGCATCCGCCGGATGGGCATCTTCTGCCCCGTTACCGCCGGCATCCTGCCGGTTCTCAATGCGGGGCTGCTAAAACGCATCGTCAGCCTCTGCGGTGCCTCCGTCCCGGCGAAGGTGCTCGGCCTGCTTGACCGGTACGCGGACGACCCGGTAAGCCTGGAGAAAGCCGGCATCGAATACGCTACGGCCCAGGTCGCAGACCTCATCGCTAATGACGTGGACGGGGTGCACCTTTATACCCTGAACAGGCCCGAGTGGGTCACGCAACTCTTAAACAACATCGGCTACAAGCGCCGCGAGTATCTCCCGGCGTCGCAGGCGGGCCTAGCGCGGTAA
- the nuoE gene encoding NADH-quinone oxidoreductase subunit NuoE, producing MREVDRSPGVNLERIKEIVAECKVERWALIPVVQRIQNEFGYVPPEAIPIVAKSMKLFPSQVQGVISFYAQFYTKPRGRQVIRVCRGTACHVRGAETLLKMLEERLGIQEGETTPDMEYTLETVACIGVCTLAPNVVVNDAVHGYMDPEKLAKLLTKGEG from the coding sequence ATGAGAGAAGTTGATCGGTCGCCAGGTGTTAATCTAGAAAGGATCAAGGAAATCGTTGCCGAGTGCAAGGTTGAAAGGTGGGCCTTGATCCCGGTGGTTCAGCGCATCCAGAACGAGTTCGGTTACGTTCCTCCCGAAGCGATTCCTATTGTAGCGAAGAGCATGAAGCTCTTCCCTAGCCAGGTTCAGGGCGTCATCTCTTTTTACGCCCAGTTTTATACCAAGCCGCGCGGCAGGCAGGTGATCAGGGTGTGCCGGGGTACCGCCTGCCACGTGCGCGGGGCCGAAACCCTGTTAAAAATGCTTGAAGAGCGGCTTGGCATCCAAGAAGGCGAAACCACGCCGGACATGGAGTATACCCTGGAAACGGTGGCCTGTATCGGCGTGTGCACTCTGGCGCCTAACGTCGTCGTGAATGATGCGGTCCACGGTTATATGGATCCTGAGAAGCTGGCGAAACTGCTCACGAAGGGTGAAGGGTAA
- a CDS encoding methylenetetrahydrofolate reductase C-terminal domain-containing protein, which produces MKSITKQKPFEEIERSLRRFDAVFIAGCGTCATMTATGGIEQVAAMQERLEAIDKVVTGSTVIPTACDEMTAVLLKENERAIRKAGCILVMACALGVHRLSLYTNKPVLPALDTLFIGVEEKPGQFREVCAQCGQCVLGETAGICPLTACHKGLLNGPCGGTNNGKCEVDKEKDCAWTLIYRRLKLQGRLDLMRQYHPPKNYQVVPRPKSIKLG; this is translated from the coding sequence ATGAAGTCGATCACCAAACAGAAGCCTTTCGAGGAGATCGAGCGTAGTCTGAGAAGGTTTGATGCGGTCTTCATTGCCGGGTGCGGTACCTGCGCCACCATGACTGCAACCGGTGGGATCGAGCAGGTAGCGGCGATGCAGGAGCGCCTTGAAGCGATCGATAAAGTGGTGACCGGGTCGACGGTCATCCCGACTGCCTGCGACGAAATGACGGCCGTGCTGCTGAAAGAGAACGAGCGGGCCATCCGGAAAGCGGGCTGCATCCTGGTGATGGCCTGCGCGCTCGGTGTCCACCGGCTAAGCCTTTATACCAACAAACCGGTTCTCCCGGCTCTCGATACCCTCTTTATTGGTGTAGAAGAGAAACCCGGCCAGTTCCGGGAGGTCTGCGCCCAGTGCGGCCAGTGTGTGCTGGGGGAAACGGCCGGCATCTGTCCTCTCACCGCCTGCCACAAAGGTCTCCTTAACGGCCCCTGCGGCGGAACCAATAACGGCAAGTGCGAGGTGGATAAGGAGAAGGACTGCGCCTGGACCCTTATCTACCGGCGTCTTAAACTTCAAGGACGGCTGGACCTCATGCGCCAGTACCACCCGCCGAAGAATTACCAGGTGGTACCGCGTCCGAAGAGCATAAAACTCGGATAG
- a CDS encoding sensor domain-containing diguanylate cyclase, which yields MSETEFTLLATKLATTEDPLRVGQLIAAAVCAATGSPTADVYLVNRSEGVLLCLTGKHLQEKNLPLGDAGLPGRAIKKGEPVEAEGRLAVPITYAHQEIGVLVVEAGENPEARAAGISGLAGVIGLALANLAARQEMLAQWRFLEVITTLNWLITSGLESREFYDALHHLIKGLIDFDWMKVLVKEDNRLNVLAFMRDGTPVEAKEAEDPSDLILQARLEGGQPEVIEDLTLVPELNEAQSLTAAGLRSLLLVPLLTKRGVIGGLCFYSREKGKYAEKDFPLAQQLAGQLAITIENSLLINEMARKNREIEKSHQRLLTLNTVAEVLTRSLEIELVLQEVLAKVTEVANWDAGAVYLREENESYSLAAQRGLPDDCAAHVAKSLGTRDDAENNPLRLREELVFFDAREIFRRSDLETCTVGGFASGVVVPLKHQDELRGALVLFHRSKMELTEPERSVLEAVGNQIGVAVENARLYQKVKSMAEHDALTGLYNRHKFFAVLDTELKRCKRYNGKCAVLLFDVDHFKDYNDTFGHLAGDECLRKVSALIRQSIRETDTPARYGGEEFVVLVVEADARAAITVAERLRKRLEAAGQKEPLPTVSIGVAVYPDDAQTVQDLLLIADNNLYTAKRLGRNRTVWRGLVQTA from the coding sequence ATGAGCGAAACCGAGTTTACCCTCTTAGCCACCAAGCTCGCTACGACGGAAGACCCGCTCCGTGTCGGGCAACTGATCGCCGCGGCGGTCTGTGCCGCCACCGGCTCCCCGACGGCCGACGTTTACCTGGTAAACCGGAGCGAGGGCGTGCTCCTCTGCCTCACAGGAAAACACTTGCAGGAAAAGAACCTCCCGCTCGGCGATGCCGGCCTCCCCGGGCGGGCAATCAAGAAGGGAGAGCCAGTCGAAGCGGAAGGCCGGCTCGCGGTACCCATAACCTACGCCCACCAGGAAATCGGGGTGCTGGTAGTCGAAGCGGGAGAAAACCCTGAAGCCCGTGCGGCCGGGATCTCCGGTCTCGCAGGGGTCATCGGCCTGGCGCTGGCAAACCTTGCGGCGCGGCAGGAGATGCTGGCGCAGTGGCGTTTCCTCGAAGTCATCACCACCCTTAACTGGCTCATCACCTCCGGCCTCGAAAGCCGGGAATTCTATGACGCCCTCCACCACCTGATTAAGGGACTGATCGACTTCGATTGGATGAAGGTCCTAGTCAAGGAAGATAACCGGCTGAACGTCCTCGCCTTCATGCGGGACGGCACCCCAGTCGAAGCCAAGGAGGCGGAAGATCCCAGCGATCTTATCCTCCAGGCGCGACTCGAAGGGGGCCAGCCGGAAGTAATCGAGGACCTCACCTTGGTCCCGGAACTCAACGAGGCCCAGAGTCTCACCGCAGCAGGGCTGCGTTCCCTGCTCCTCGTGCCCCTGCTCACCAAACGGGGCGTTATCGGCGGGCTCTGCTTCTACAGCCGGGAGAAGGGTAAGTACGCGGAAAAAGACTTCCCCCTCGCCCAGCAACTCGCGGGCCAGTTAGCAATAACCATAGAGAACTCCCTGCTCATCAACGAAATGGCGCGCAAAAACCGCGAAATCGAGAAGAGCCACCAACGGCTTCTTACCCTCAACACGGTCGCGGAGGTCCTTACCCGCTCGCTCGAGATAGAGCTGGTCCTCCAGGAAGTTCTGGCCAAAGTTACGGAAGTAGCCAACTGGGATGCGGGGGCCGTTTACCTGCGCGAAGAGAACGAATCTTACTCGCTGGCAGCCCAAAGAGGCCTGCCCGATGACTGTGCCGCCCACGTGGCAAAAAGCTTAGGGACCAGAGATGACGCCGAAAACAACCCTCTCCGGTTAAGAGAAGAACTCGTGTTTTTCGACGCCCGGGAAATCTTCCGCCGCTCCGATCTCGAAACCTGCACCGTCGGAGGCTTTGCCTCCGGCGTGGTGGTTCCCCTGAAGCACCAGGACGAACTCCGCGGCGCGCTGGTGCTCTTTCACCGGAGCAAAATGGAACTCACCGAGCCGGAACGAAGCGTGCTCGAGGCGGTGGGCAACCAAATCGGCGTGGCGGTAGAAAACGCCCGGCTCTACCAGAAGGTTAAGAGCATGGCCGAACACGACGCTTTAACCGGACTTTACAACCGGCACAAGTTCTTTGCGGTCCTGGATACGGAACTTAAGCGGTGTAAGCGTTATAACGGGAAATGCGCGGTTTTGCTTTTTGACGTAGACCACTTTAAGGACTATAACGATACGTTTGGCCATCTCGCAGGCGACGAATGCCTCCGCAAGGTTAGCGCCCTCATCAGGCAGAGCATCCGGGAGACAGACACGCCGGCCCGCTACGGGGGCGAGGAATTCGTAGTGTTGGTGGTCGAAGCCGACGCTCGTGCCGCCATAACCGTAGCCGAAAGGCTGCGGAAGCGGCTTGAAGCCGCAGGGCAAAAAGAACCCTTACCCACCGTGAGCATCGGGGTTGCCGTCTATCCCGACGATGCGCAGACGGTGCAGGACCTGCTCCTGATAGCCGATAACAACCTTTACACGGCAAAGCGCCTCGGGAGAAACCGGACGGTTTGGCGGGGTCTGGTGCAGACAGCTTAA
- the nuoF gene encoding NADH-quinone oxidoreductase subunit NuoF has translation MGEAYTVFVCAETPCLSMGSEDVYRAFEAEVKRQGLSNVAVEISGCHGHGLCNHGPSVVVEPEGIFYLGVRPEDVPEIVSAHLRDGRPVERLLYRDPKSGRLIARYHDVDFYRKQCRVILRNCGRINPEKIDHYIAAGGYRALAKALLKMTPEQVIEEIKRSGLRGRGGAGFPTGRKWEFARNVCSPEKFIICNADEGDPGAFMDRSVLEADPHAVIEGLTIGGYAIGATTGFIYVRAEYPLAVKRLRIALDQARAKGFLGKNILGSGFTFDIYLKEGAGAFVCGEETALIASIESQRGMPRPRPPYPAQAGLAGKPTTINNVKTLASVPIIIDRGAAWFAGIGSEKSKGTTVLALSGKIVNAGLVEVPMGTSLSTIIYDIGGGIPDGKRLKAVQTGGPSGGCIPARIPDTPVDFESLAMVGSIMGSGGMVVMDEETCMVEVARYFLSFTQAESCGKCVPCRLGTKQMLEILTRITEGKGQEGDVETLLKIARTVKETSLCGLGQTCPNPVLSTIHYFRDEYEAHIKEKRCPASNWERLPLKSRRGVRAPR, from the coding sequence ATGGGGGAGGCTTACACCGTTTTTGTCTGCGCGGAGACGCCTTGCCTCTCGATGGGTTCTGAGGATGTCTACCGCGCCTTTGAGGCGGAGGTCAAACGCCAGGGGCTGAGCAACGTAGCCGTGGAGATCAGCGGGTGCCACGGGCACGGGTTGTGTAACCACGGGCCGAGCGTCGTTGTTGAGCCAGAAGGGATTTTTTACCTGGGGGTGCGGCCCGAGGATGTGCCGGAAATAGTCAGCGCCCACCTCCGTGACGGCCGGCCGGTAGAGCGGCTCCTTTACCGGGACCCTAAGAGCGGCCGCCTCATTGCCCGCTACCATGATGTCGACTTTTACCGGAAGCAGTGCCGGGTCATCCTGCGTAACTGCGGCCGGATTAACCCGGAAAAGATCGACCATTATATCGCTGCCGGCGGTTACCGGGCGCTGGCGAAGGCGCTTCTCAAAATGACGCCGGAGCAGGTGATCGAAGAGATCAAGCGTTCCGGGTTGCGGGGGCGGGGCGGGGCCGGGTTCCCCACCGGGCGGAAGTGGGAGTTTGCCCGTAACGTATGCAGCCCGGAGAAATTCATTATCTGTAACGCTGACGAGGGCGATCCGGGGGCCTTCATGGACCGTTCCGTGTTGGAGGCCGACCCGCACGCGGTGATTGAAGGGCTTACCATCGGCGGTTACGCTATTGGTGCCACCACCGGTTTTATTTACGTTCGCGCCGAGTATCCGTTGGCGGTAAAGCGTTTGCGGATTGCCCTTGACCAGGCGCGGGCGAAAGGTTTCTTAGGGAAGAACATCCTCGGCTCCGGTTTTACTTTCGACATCTATCTGAAGGAAGGCGCGGGGGCCTTTGTCTGCGGTGAGGAAACGGCGCTCATCGCTTCGATTGAAAGCCAGCGGGGCATGCCCCGCCCGCGTCCCCCTTATCCGGCCCAGGCCGGCCTGGCCGGGAAACCTACCACCATCAATAACGTGAAGACTCTCGCTTCGGTTCCTATTATTATCGACCGCGGCGCCGCGTGGTTCGCGGGAATCGGCAGCGAGAAAAGCAAAGGAACGACCGTGCTTGCCTTGAGCGGTAAAATCGTTAACGCGGGTCTGGTGGAGGTTCCGATGGGCACGTCTCTTTCCACCATCATTTACGATATCGGGGGGGGTATTCCGGACGGTAAGCGCCTGAAGGCGGTACAGACGGGTGGCCCGTCCGGTGGCTGCATCCCCGCGCGGATTCCCGATACCCCGGTCGATTTTGAGAGCCTGGCCATGGTCGGTTCGATTATGGGTTCTGGGGGCATGGTGGTGATGGACGAAGAAACCTGTATGGTCGAGGTGGCCCGGTACTTCCTGAGCTTCACCCAGGCAGAGTCGTGCGGCAAGTGTGTGCCGTGCCGCCTCGGAACCAAGCAGATGCTGGAGATACTTACCAGAATCACGGAAGGTAAGGGGCAAGAAGGCGACGTAGAAACGCTTCTCAAGATAGCGCGGACGGTCAAGGAAACCTCTCTTTGCGGTTTAGGGCAGACCTGTCCTAACCCAGTGCTTTCTACGATCCACTACTTCAGGGATGAGTACGAAGCGCACATAAAAGAGAAAAGGTGTCCTGCCAGCAACTGGGAGCGCCTGCCGCTCAAATCCCGGCGGGGCGTCAGAGCGCCGCGATAA